The following proteins are encoded in a genomic region of Porphyrobacter sp. CACIAM 03H1:
- the ispG gene encoding flavodoxin-dependent (E)-4-hydroxy-3-methylbut-2-enyl-diphosphate synthase: MSSIRPWRTIERRKCRQIMVGNVPVGGDAPITVQTMTNTPTEDVKATIDQIRRCEEVGADIIRVSCPTEESTANFKQITRAARIPVVADIHFHYKRALEAADAGAACLRINPGNIGSADRVAEVVRAAKANGCAIRIGVNAGSLEKDLLEKYGEPCPEALIESALDHIKLLQDHDFHEYKVAVKASDVFLAVAAYHGLAETVDCPLHLGITEAGGLIGGTVKSSIGIGSLLWAGIGDTIRVSLSAEPEQEIKVGFEMLKALGLRTRGVRIVSCPSCSRQGFDVIRTVEALEQRLEHIKTPMSLSILGCVVNGPGEARETDIGLTGGGAGKHMVYLRGVTDHTVQDENMLDHIVRLVEEKAAEIERGEATAFDPQAAPQAAVAAE, encoded by the coding sequence ATGTCCAGCATCCGTCCCTGGCGCACGATCGAGCGCCGCAAATGCCGTCAGATCATGGTCGGCAACGTCCCCGTCGGCGGGGACGCGCCCATCACCGTGCAGACCATGACCAACACGCCAACCGAGGACGTGAAGGCGACGATCGACCAGATCCGCCGCTGCGAGGAAGTGGGCGCGGACATCATCCGCGTGTCCTGCCCGACCGAGGAATCGACCGCGAACTTCAAGCAGATCACCCGCGCCGCGCGCATCCCGGTGGTCGCCGACATCCACTTCCACTACAAGCGCGCCCTCGAAGCCGCCGATGCTGGCGCGGCGTGCCTGCGCATCAATCCCGGCAATATCGGCTCGGCCGACCGCGTCGCCGAGGTGGTGCGCGCCGCCAAGGCCAATGGCTGCGCGATCCGCATCGGCGTGAACGCCGGGAGCCTTGAAAAGGACCTCCTCGAGAAATACGGCGAGCCCTGCCCCGAGGCCCTGATCGAGAGCGCGCTGGATCACATCAAGCTGCTGCAGGACCACGACTTCCACGAATACAAGGTGGCGGTGAAGGCCTCCGACGTGTTCCTCGCGGTCGCGGCCTATCACGGCCTCGCCGAGACGGTCGATTGCCCCCTCCACCTCGGCATCACCGAGGCGGGCGGGCTGATCGGCGGCACGGTCAAATCCTCGATCGGCATCGGCTCGCTGCTGTGGGCCGGGATCGGCGACACCATCCGCGTCAGCCTCTCCGCCGAGCCGGAGCAGGAGATCAAGGTCGGCTTCGAGATGCTCAAGGCCCTCGGCCTCAGAACCCGCGGCGTGCGCATCGTCTCGTGCCCCTCGTGCTCGCGGCAGGGCTTCGACGTGATCCGCACCGTCGAGGCGCTCGAGCAGCGGCTCGAACACATCAAGACCCCGATGAGCCTCTCGATCCTCGGCTGCGTCGTCAACGGCCCGGGCGAGGCGCGCGAGACCGACATCGGCCTCACCGGCGGCGGCGCGGGCAAGCACATGGTCTATCTGCGCGGCGTGACCGACCACACCGTGCAGGACGAGAACATGCTCGATCACATCGTGCGCCTCGTCGAGGAAAAGGCCGCCGAGATCGAACGGGGCGAGGCCACCGCCTTCGACCCGCAAGCCGCGCCGCAAGCGGCCGTCGCCGCAGAGTGA
- a CDS encoding alpha/beta hydrolase gives MLTETATELRSASPSLLTRAIKWLVSRQEPVFPLDEAGFHAAMAGRKLPLDAPMPESFRKRFAVEEREVLGHRVVTLHPKAGPGAWHMIYFHGGGFVRPMFKVHWPLVAEMVKACGISVTVPLYPVVPEASHAAQDALADAVHADLAARHDPAKIILNGDSAGGHMALALALRLAGGSGPLPGKLALFAPWLDLGLADPAIAAVEPHDVMLKIGTLRACGALVADGRPMDDPEVSPLYAAAEDLAQLPPTRIWTGRHDLFIVDSRTFLARLRAAGVDAKLYEYEAAPHVFMAITPTREAKDVFGLLAEFIAA, from the coding sequence ATGCTGACCGAGACCGCGACCGAACTGCGCAGCGCGAGCCCGAGCCTGCTGACGCGGGCGATCAAGTGGCTGGTGAGCCGGCAGGAACCGGTCTTCCCGCTGGACGAGGCGGGGTTCCATGCCGCGATGGCGGGCCGCAAGCTGCCGCTCGATGCGCCCATGCCCGAAAGCTTCCGCAAGCGCTTCGCCGTCGAGGAGCGCGAGGTGCTGGGCCACAGGGTCGTCACGCTCCACCCCAAGGCGGGGCCGGGCGCATGGCACATGATCTATTTCCACGGCGGCGGCTTCGTGCGGCCGATGTTCAAGGTGCACTGGCCGCTGGTCGCCGAGATGGTGAAGGCTTGCGGGATCAGCGTCACCGTGCCGCTCTACCCGGTGGTGCCCGAGGCGAGCCACGCCGCGCAGGACGCGCTGGCCGACGCGGTCCATGCCGATCTCGCCGCGCGGCACGATCCGGCGAAAATCATCCTCAATGGCGACAGCGCCGGCGGGCACATGGCGCTCGCGCTGGCGCTGCGGCTGGCAGGCGGGAGCGGACCGCTGCCGGGCAAGCTCGCGCTGTTCGCGCCGTGGCTCGATCTCGGCCTCGCCGACCCGGCCATCGCTGCGGTCGAGCCGCATGACGTGATGCTCAAGATCGGCACCCTGCGCGCCTGCGGGGCACTGGTGGCCGACGGGCGGCCGATGGACGATCCCGAGGTAAGCCCGCTCTACGCTGCAGCCGAGGACCTCGCCCAGCTCCCCCCGACCCGCATATGGACCGGGCGGCACGACCTGTTCATCGTCGATTCGCGCACCTTCCTCGCCCGCCTGCGCGCCGCGGGCGTGGACGCGAAGCTCTACGAATACGAGGCCGCACCGCACGTCTTCATGGCGATCACCCCGACCCGCGAGGCAAAGGACGTGTTCGGCCTGCTGGCGGAGTTCATTGCCGCCTAG
- a CDS encoding SDR family NAD(P)-dependent oxidoreductase: MSEFDWASTTDEVLEGKDLSGRTVFVTGANSGLGQETARALASRGAHVIMAGRDQSKLDESVAAIHADHPRAQLDTITVDLTSLENIRAATSRARQRFQKIDILINNAGVMATPFLHTADGFEMQFGTNHLGHFALTAELMPLIERGHLKRIVNLSSRGHFMGPVNFEDPNYQHRPYDPWTSYGQSKTANVLFTVGLEQHFAVLGIHAYAVHPGGIETNLGRHMSPEMRDGLMQRVTTSDSNFRWKTIPQGAATSCWAATADELEGSGGVYCEDCHVAEVDDESQVSGVRSYALNPSYAERLWALSEQLTGAKFPS; the protein is encoded by the coding sequence ATGAGCGAATTCGACTGGGCGAGCACCACCGACGAGGTGCTGGAGGGCAAGGACCTGTCGGGGCGCACGGTGTTCGTCACCGGCGCGAATTCGGGGCTCGGGCAGGAGACCGCCCGCGCGCTGGCGAGCAGGGGCGCGCACGTGATCATGGCGGGGCGCGACCAGTCCAAGCTGGACGAGAGCGTCGCCGCGATCCATGCCGATCACCCGCGGGCACAGCTCGACACCATCACCGTCGATCTGACCAGCCTCGAGAACATCCGCGCCGCCACCTCGCGCGCGCGCCAGCGGTTCCAGAAGATCGACATCCTCATCAACAATGCGGGCGTGATGGCGACCCCCTTCCTGCACACGGCCGACGGGTTCGAGATGCAGTTCGGGACCAACCACCTCGGCCACTTCGCGCTCACGGCGGAGCTCATGCCGCTGATCGAGCGCGGGCACCTGAAGCGCATCGTCAACCTGTCGAGCCGCGGGCACTTCATGGGGCCGGTCAATTTCGAGGACCCGAACTACCAGCACCGCCCCTATGATCCCTGGACGAGCTACGGCCAGTCCAAGACCGCCAACGTGCTGTTCACCGTCGGTCTGGAGCAGCACTTCGCGGTGCTCGGCATCCACGCCTATGCGGTGCACCCGGGCGGGATCGAGACCAATCTCGGCCGGCACATGTCGCCCGAGATGCGCGACGGGCTGATGCAGCGGGTGACCACATCGGACAGCAATTTCCGCTGGAAGACCATCCCGCAGGGCGCGGCGACCAGCTGCTGGGCGGCGACCGCCGATGAGCTCGAAGGCAGCGGCGGGGTCTATTGCGAGGACTGCCACGTCGCCGAGGTCGACGACGAATCCCAGGTGAGCGGCGTGCGCTCCTATGCGCTCAACCCCAGCTATGCCGAACGGCTGTGGGCGCTGAGCGAGCAGCTGACAGGGGCGAAGTTCCCGAGCTAG
- a CDS encoding GNAT family N-acetyltransferase: MILRPATLADAPALAKLGADTFVAAFGHLYRPEDLAAFLAEVHNPEAVAGEIAGDECTHRLVEVEGSLVAFCKLRYPTKFGEYTDAQNPIELGQLYALPAYTGSGIGAQLMDWALAHAREHGNDAVLLSVYAENFGAQRFYQRHGFGKIADITFRVGEHIDPEFLYELKL, from the coding sequence ATGATCCTGCGCCCCGCCACCCTCGCCGATGCCCCTGCCCTTGCCAAGCTCGGCGCCGACACCTTCGTCGCCGCCTTCGGGCACCTCTACCGCCCCGAGGACCTCGCCGCCTTCCTCGCCGAGGTGCACAACCCGGAGGCGGTCGCAGGCGAGATCGCGGGGGATGAATGCACCCACCGCCTCGTCGAGGTGGAGGGCAGCCTCGTCGCCTTCTGCAAGCTGCGCTATCCCACCAAGTTCGGCGAATACACCGACGCGCAAAACCCGATCGAGCTCGGCCAGCTCTATGCCCTGCCCGCCTACACCGGCAGCGGCATCGGCGCGCAGCTGATGGACTGGGCGCTCGCCCACGCGCGCGAGCACGGCAACGATGCGGTGCTGCTCAGCGTCTATGCCGAGAACTTCGGCGCCCAGCGCTTCTATCAGCGCCACGGCTTCGGCAAAATCGCCGACATTACCTTCAGGGTCGGGGAACATATCGACCCCGAATTCCTGTATGAGCTGAAGCTGTAA
- a CDS encoding isoaspartyl peptidase/L-asparaginase family protein, with translation MKKLIALAALALMTQPALAEDAPEWSLAIHGGAGTLDPAQMTPEKRAAYEADLQRALDAGSKILADGGDAMDAIKAAIIIMEDSPLFNAGKGAVFTWEGTNELDASIMDGRDRSAGAIAGVKTVKNPILLADRVRTDSEHVFLMGAGAEAFAAEKGFAVTPPEYFATPARRESLERLKAEKLSALDVDHKFGTVGAVALDRKGNLAAGTSTGGMTGKRWGRIGDAPVIGAGTYADNRACAVSATGWGEYFLRVGVAHEICARLRATVEVKAAMAGDKAPDPFVRTEEVQYIADAVMEDVRQMGGDGGVILVTPAGQAIFSFNTTGMYRGRANSAGLNEVAIFGGEEKASATPDH, from the coding sequence ATGAAGAAGCTCATCGCGCTCGCCGCTCTCGCCCTGATGACCCAGCCCGCCCTTGCCGAAGACGCCCCCGAATGGTCGCTCGCCATCCACGGCGGCGCGGGCACGCTCGATCCTGCGCAGATGACGCCCGAGAAACGCGCCGCCTACGAGGCGGATCTGCAGCGCGCGCTCGATGCGGGCTCGAAGATCCTTGCCGATGGCGGCGATGCGATGGACGCGATCAAGGCGGCGATCATCATCATGGAGGATTCGCCCCTGTTCAACGCCGGCAAGGGCGCGGTGTTCACCTGGGAGGGCACCAACGAGCTCGACGCCTCGATCATGGACGGGCGCGACCGGTCTGCCGGGGCGATCGCGGGGGTGAAGACGGTGAAGAATCCGATCCTGCTCGCCGACAGGGTGCGCACCGACAGCGAGCACGTGTTCCTGATGGGCGCGGGCGCCGAGGCCTTCGCCGCCGAGAAGGGTTTCGCCGTCACCCCGCCCGAATACTTCGCCACGCCCGCGCGGCGCGAATCGCTGGAGCGGCTGAAGGCCGAGAAGCTCTCCGCGCTCGATGTCGATCACAAGTTCGGCACGGTGGGCGCGGTGGCGCTCGACCGGAAGGGCAATCTTGCCGCCGGCACCTCGACCGGCGGGATGACGGGCAAGCGCTGGGGCCGCATCGGCGATGCCCCGGTGATCGGCGCGGGCACCTATGCCGACAACCGCGCCTGCGCGGTCTCGGCGACGGGCTGGGGCGAGTATTTCCTGCGCGTCGGCGTCGCCCACGAGATCTGCGCGCGGCTGCGCGCGACGGTCGAGGTCAAGGCGGCGATGGCGGGCGACAAGGCCCCCGATCCCTTCGTGCGCACCGAGGAGGTGCAGTACATCGCCGATGCGGTGATGGAGGACGTGAGGCAGATGGGCGGCGATGGCGGGGTGATCCTCGTCACGCCCGCCGGGCAGGCGATCTTCAGCTTCAACACCACAGGGATGTATCGCGGCCGGGCCAACAGCGCCGGGCTGAACGAGGTGGCGATCTTCGGCGGCGAGGAGAAGGCGTCGGCGACGCCGGATCATTGA
- the bla gene encoding class A beta-lactamase — protein sequence MSIDRRFFIGGSLALGASACIPPDQSPLGRLAAELRIIEAAGDGTLGVEIHDTATGRSVGINQDKRFGHASSFKFSLAALLLQRHAAGAIDADRRVTWSEADMMHHAPFTRERIATGATLRELARATQITSDNPAANILLRELGGPAALTAFWRSLGDEVSRLDRHEPEMNLVPTSEFRDTTTPAAMARTVAKIVYGDVLPEPQRAELKGWMIETDTGLKRVRAGLPEGWVAGDKTGTSGLIGGTEYNYIDIGFAEGPKGQAPITFACYFRARQTVEGMQPIGEQTLARVGRIIKEFAEPERGLPLVGKLY from the coding sequence ATGAGCATCGACAGACGGTTCTTCATCGGTGGATCCCTCGCGCTGGGCGCAAGCGCCTGCATCCCGCCCGACCAGAGCCCCCTTGGCCGCCTGGCGGCAGAGCTGCGCATCATCGAGGCGGCAGGCGACGGCACGCTCGGGGTCGAAATCCACGACACCGCCACCGGCCGCTCGGTCGGGATCAACCAGGACAAGCGCTTCGGCCATGCGTCATCGTTCAAGTTCAGCCTCGCCGCGCTGCTGCTCCAGCGCCATGCGGCAGGCGCGATCGATGCCGACCGGCGGGTGACCTGGAGCGAGGCGGACATGATGCACCATGCGCCCTTCACCCGCGAGCGGATCGCCACCGGCGCAACCCTGCGCGAGCTGGCGCGGGCGACGCAGATCACCTCGGACAATCCGGCCGCCAACATCCTCCTGCGCGAGCTTGGCGGTCCGGCGGCGCTCACCGCCTTCTGGCGCAGCCTCGGCGACGAGGTCAGCCGCCTCGACCGCCACGAGCCCGAGATGAACCTCGTCCCCACCAGCGAGTTCCGCGACACCACCACGCCCGCCGCGATGGCGCGCACCGTGGCGAAGATCGTCTATGGCGACGTGCTGCCCGAGCCGCAGCGCGCCGAGCTCAAGGGCTGGATGATCGAGACCGATACCGGCCTCAAGCGCGTGCGGGCCGGGCTGCCGGAAGGCTGGGTGGCGGGCGACAAGACCGGCACCAGCGGGCTGATCGGCGGGACCGAATACAACTACATCGACATCGGTTTCGCCGAAGGGCCCAAGGGTCAGGCCCCGATCACCTTCGCCTGCTATTTCCGCGCCCGCCAGACGGTCGAAGGGATGCAGCCCATCGGCGAACAGACCCTCGCGCGGGTGGGGCGCATCATCAAGGAATTCGCCGAGCCCGAGCGCGGCCTGCCGCTGGTGGGGAAGCTCTACTGA
- a CDS encoding RDD family protein: protein MSRRAAKAPAANKRARTLVTPEGLALPITIAPRSARAGALAIDVTIIVAGLVAFQLAVRRIADGMLGGTGFDPEGMPPPALEFLGIVFALFVFVVWYGYFLVQELGPRGATLGKRITGIRVAARGGGRLTPEAVIARNLLRDIEIFYPLITLLVLAVMAQSGEDIGLLGWAVTAWFALFLLFPFFNRDALRAGDIVAGTWVVERPSARLAAALSAQGAAAAEGASTVTGVRYDFGEAELSVYGEKELQTLERMLRDSPPEALQAVHATICRKIGWDPGAGDERAFLEAFYAQLRAKLEADMRFGKRKADKHS from the coding sequence ATGAGCAGGCGCGCGGCCAAGGCGCCCGCCGCCAACAAGCGCGCGCGCACGCTGGTGACGCCCGAGGGGCTGGCGCTACCCATCACCATCGCCCCGCGCTCGGCCCGCGCAGGGGCGCTGGCGATCGACGTGACGATCATCGTCGCGGGCCTCGTCGCCTTCCAGCTGGCGGTCCGCCGCATCGCCGACGGAATGCTGGGCGGGACGGGCTTCGATCCCGAGGGGATGCCGCCCCCGGCGCTCGAGTTCCTCGGCATCGTCTTCGCGCTGTTCGTGTTCGTGGTGTGGTACGGCTATTTCCTCGTGCAGGAGCTCGGCCCGCGCGGGGCGACGCTGGGCAAGCGCATCACCGGCATCCGCGTCGCCGCGCGCGGCGGGGGGCGGCTCACGCCCGAGGCGGTGATCGCGCGCAACCTGCTGCGCGACATCGAGATCTTCTACCCGCTGATCACTCTGCTTGTGCTCGCGGTGATGGCCCAGAGCGGCGAGGATATCGGCCTTCTGGGCTGGGCGGTGACCGCCTGGTTCGCGCTGTTCCTGCTGTTCCCCTTCTTCAACCGCGACGCCCTGCGCGCAGGCGACATCGTCGCGGGAACCTGGGTGGTCGAACGCCCCAGCGCGCGCCTTGCGGCCGCGCTGTCGGCGCAGGGCGCGGCCGCGGCCGAGGGCGCGAGCACGGTGACCGGGGTGCGCTACGATTTCGGCGAGGCCGAACTGTCGGTCTATGGCGAGAAGGAGCTCCAGACGCTCGAGCGGATGCTGCGGGATTCGCCGCCGGAGGCACTTCAGGCCGTCCACGCCACGATCTGCCGCAAGATCGGCTGGGACCCGGGCGCGGGCGACGAAAGGGCTTTTCTCGAGGCCTTCTATGCGCAATTGCGCGCGAAGCTGGAGGCCGACATGCGGTTCGGCAAACGCAAGGCGGACAAGCACTCATGA
- a CDS encoding stage II sporulation protein M codes for MKAPVISAWFGRGQVAAPPDIESAALRSDRFRLEREGDWRRLEAILARMEKGGLKRIADEDLIALPALYRTAASSLSVARETSLDAATLAYLEALVQRAWFQVYGPRQGFARWLRGFLLGGWSRAVRALWLDICIALFVMVAGAIVGWLLVARDEAWYYRLFPAGMGETRVPGATREQLLETLANEESAAGLAGFAAQLFSNNSAVCILAFALGFAFGIPSLMLLVHNLALLGALLWLFDTQGLVVELAAWLSVHGTTELFGILLSGAAGLHIGRAMAFPGKLPVLDAAAAAGRRAAVVMVGVVIMMIVAALLEAFPRQLVEGTGARFVIGGTMLTFWLAYFFLYRPARPAEDAALPQGPA; via the coding sequence ATGAAGGCCCCCGTCATCTCCGCATGGTTCGGGCGCGGGCAGGTTGCCGCCCCGCCCGATATCGAAAGCGCGGCGCTGCGCTCCGACCGCTTCCGGTTGGAGCGCGAGGGCGACTGGCGCAGGCTCGAGGCGATCCTTGCGCGGATGGAGAAGGGCGGACTGAAGCGCATCGCCGACGAGGACCTGATCGCGCTCCCCGCGCTCTACCGCACCGCCGCCTCCTCGCTGTCGGTGGCGCGCGAAACCTCGCTCGACGCCGCGACCCTCGCCTATCTCGAGGCGCTGGTGCAGCGCGCGTGGTTCCAGGTCTACGGGCCGCGGCAGGGCTTCGCGCGCTGGCTGCGCGGGTTCCTGCTGGGCGGGTGGAGCCGCGCGGTGCGGGCCCTGTGGCTCGACATCTGCATCGCGCTGTTCGTGATGGTCGCGGGCGCGATCGTCGGCTGGCTGCTCGTGGCACGGGACGAGGCGTGGTATTACCGCCTCTTCCCCGCCGGCATGGGCGAGACCCGCGTGCCCGGCGCGACCCGCGAGCAATTGCTCGAAACCCTCGCCAACGAGGAAAGCGCGGCGGGGCTTGCGGGCTTCGCCGCGCAGCTGTTCAGCAACAATTCGGCGGTGTGCATCCTCGCCTTCGCATTGGGCTTCGCCTTCGGCATCCCCTCGCTGATGCTGCTGGTCCACAACCTCGCCCTGCTCGGCGCGCTGCTTTGGCTGTTCGACACGCAGGGGCTGGTGGTGGAGCTTGCCGCCTGGCTCTCGGTCCACGGCACGACCGAGCTGTTCGGCATCCTGCTGTCGGGCGCGGCGGGGCTGCATATCGGGCGGGCGATGGCCTTTCCGGGCAAGCTCCCGGTGCTCGATGCCGCCGCCGCCGCCGGGCGCCGCGCGGCGGTGGTGATGGTGGGGGTGGTGATCATGATGATCGTCGCCGCGCTGCTCGAGGCCTTCCCGCGCCAGCTGGTCGAGGGCACGGGCGCGCGCTTTGTGATCGGAGGCACGATGCTGACCTTCTGGCTCGCCTATTTCTTCCTCTACCGTCCGGCCCGGCCGGCCGAGGATGCGGCGCTGCCGCAGGGGCCGGCATGA
- a CDS encoding DUF58 domain-containing protein, whose translation MLRLVLGGLLLPLRPLLIVAPTERAAWIAAGLAPVAVVIAATAPGAWIAAPLLGGALLLLMAADALMIGRLESWELQTAEDIEVGQPSQLAFTARFTGRQPSRAEAALACDPRLAAEGRTSFVLAPDPHGASWRGETTLTPERRGTAMIERAWIRWTGPLGLGGRQVDYALDRPVRIWPDLSPVRSPDLQTFLRNAQLGLINRRIRGEGTQFEALSEYEPGMDRRRIDWKASARHTKLFARENESERNNQIVFAFDCGQAMCEPVDGLPRIDRAVSAALTCAYVALKGGDKVALFGFARRPQLMTPFIADARAFHRLQSAAAGLDYEPVEPNFTLALATLTARLQRRSLVVVFSDFTDPTAAELMVESLGRLVNKHLVLFVTMTDSEVEDLIAAPPGDIATLARAVTAESLAQQRKLVLQRLRQRGIDVLEAPWASIGPRLIDRYLAIRASEAIG comes from the coding sequence ATTCTGCGCCTTGTCCTCGGGGGCCTGCTGCTGCCGCTGCGGCCGTTGCTGATCGTCGCGCCGACCGAGCGCGCGGCGTGGATCGCGGCCGGGCTCGCGCCCGTCGCGGTGGTGATCGCGGCGACCGCGCCCGGCGCATGGATCGCCGCGCCCTTGCTCGGAGGCGCGCTGCTGCTGCTGATGGCGGCCGACGCGCTGATGATCGGCAGGCTCGAGAGCTGGGAGCTCCAAACCGCCGAGGATATCGAGGTCGGCCAGCCAAGCCAGCTGGCCTTCACCGCGCGGTTCACCGGCCGCCAGCCCTCCCGCGCCGAGGCCGCGCTCGCCTGCGATCCGCGCCTTGCCGCCGAGGGCCGGACGAGCTTCGTCCTCGCGCCCGATCCGCACGGCGCGAGCTGGCGGGGCGAGACCACGCTCACCCCCGAGCGGCGCGGCACCGCCATGATCGAACGCGCATGGATCCGCTGGACCGGGCCGCTCGGCCTCGGCGGGCGGCAGGTCGATTACGCGCTGGACAGGCCGGTGCGCATCTGGCCCGATCTCTCGCCCGTCCGCTCGCCGGACTTGCAGACCTTCCTCAGGAACGCCCAGCTCGGCCTCATCAACCGGCGCATCCGGGGCGAGGGCACGCAGTTCGAGGCCCTGTCCGAATACGAACCCGGGATGGACCGCCGCCGCATCGACTGGAAGGCGAGCGCGCGCCACACGAAGCTCTTCGCCCGCGAGAACGAGAGCGAGCGCAACAACCAGATCGTCTTCGCCTTCGATTGCGGACAGGCGATGTGCGAGCCGGTCGACGGCCTGCCCCGCATCGACCGCGCCGTGTCCGCCGCGCTCACCTGCGCCTACGTGGCCCTGAAGGGCGGGGACAAGGTCGCGCTGTTCGGCTTTGCGAGGCGCCCGCAGCTGATGACCCCCTTCATCGCCGATGCCCGCGCCTTCCACCGCCTCCAGAGCGCGGCGGCGGGGCTCGATTACGAGCCGGTCGAGCCCAACTTCACCCTTGCCCTCGCGACCCTCACCGCGCGGCTCCAGCGCCGCTCGCTGGTGGTGGTGTTCTCCGACTTCACCGATCCCACCGCGGCCGAACTGATGGTCGAGAGCCTCGGGCGGCTGGTGAACAAGCACCTCGTGCTGTTCGTCACCATGACCGACAGCGAGGTCGAGGATCTGATCGCCGCCCCGCCGGGCGACATCGCCACCCTCGCCCGCGCAGTCACCGCCGAGAGCCTCGCGCAGCAGAGGAAGCTGGTGCTGCAGCGGCTGCGCCAGCGCGGGATCGACGTGCTCGAGGCGCCGTGGGCAAGCATCGGCCCGCGCCTGATCGACCGCTATCTGGCGATCCGCGCCAGCGAGGCGATAGGATGA
- a CDS encoding AAA family ATPase, translating to MTMTLDDVRSLADAIRAEIAKAIVGQEGMVDMLLVALLSEGHVLLEGPPGTAKTFLAQSFATALGLDFGRIQFTPDLLPGDILGSNLFNFQTSQFTLTRGPIFCDLLLADEINRTPPKTQAALLEAMQERRVTLDGETHHLPDRFMVVATQNPIENQGVYPLPEAQLDRFLFKLLVPYPAEDEEARIVATYGQRSGPQRPADLGVAAVTNAAGITAASAALSQVTVAEEITRYVVRLVRATRDHAELTVGASPRAAVLLAGAARARAALEGRAYVIPDDVKALAVPVLRHRLTLSPAAEIEGRDMEALVAELVEATEAPR from the coding sequence ATGACCATGACACTCGACGACGTCCGCAGCCTCGCCGACGCCATCCGCGCCGAGATCGCCAAGGCGATTGTCGGGCAGGAGGGCATGGTCGACATGCTGCTGGTGGCGCTCCTCTCGGAAGGACACGTTCTGCTGGAGGGCCCTCCCGGCACCGCCAAGACCTTCCTCGCCCAGAGCTTCGCGACCGCGCTGGGGCTCGATTTCGGGCGCATCCAGTTCACCCCCGACCTGCTGCCGGGCGACATCCTGGGATCGAACCTGTTCAACTTCCAGACCAGCCAGTTCACCCTTACCCGGGGGCCGATCTTCTGCGACCTGCTACTCGCCGACGAGATCAACCGCACCCCGCCCAAGACCCAGGCCGCGCTGCTGGAGGCGATGCAGGAACGCCGCGTCACGCTCGACGGGGAGACCCACCATCTGCCCGACCGCTTCATGGTGGTCGCGACCCAGAACCCGATCGAGAACCAGGGCGTCTATCCCCTGCCCGAGGCGCAGCTCGACCGCTTCCTGTTCAAGCTGCTGGTGCCCTATCCGGCCGAGGACGAGGAGGCGCGGATCGTCGCCACCTACGGCCAGCGGTCGGGGCCGCAGCGGCCCGCCGATCTGGGGGTCGCGGCGGTCACCAACGCTGCCGGGATCACCGCCGCCAGCGCCGCGCTGTCGCAGGTCACCGTCGCCGAGGAGATCACCCGCTACGTCGTGCGGCTGGTGCGCGCCACCCGCGATCATGCCGAGCTGACCGTCGGCGCCTCCCCCCGTGCCGCCGTGCTGCTGGCCGGCGCCGCCCGCGCCCGCGCGGCGCTGGAGGGGCGGGCATACGTCATCCCCGACGACGTCAAGGCGCTCGCCGTGCCGGTGCTGCGCCATCGCCTCACGCTCTCGCCCGCCGCCGAGATCGAGGGCCGCGACATGGAGGCGCTGGTCGCCGAGCTGGTCGAGGCGACCGAGGCGCCGCGCTAG